A window of Silurus meridionalis isolate SWU-2019-XX chromosome 4, ASM1480568v1, whole genome shotgun sequence contains these coding sequences:
- the sybu gene encoding syntabulin isoform X3: MVLSKGKRCFSGSEVDFSSSSSTGSLKNRGIMANNSTGKKGCLSHSRVPHIRSQPVFKPPGSPTAPRDSDLYAPYRTPPKKNPSSCTSRSSSPIVRRTTPGSYHSCGDNHGIRPPNPEQYLTPLQQKEVTIRHLRTKLRDFEQTVSGRESEIQDLKNQLSRMREDWIEEECHRVEAQLALKEARKEIKQLRQVVETMKDSLMEKDKGIQKYFIDINIQNRKLESLLHSMELAQSGATLHDEPTLDFICDSPEKLSEKKQIKKLQAEDYAQEEMTDSGLLVNEEMANQMDMLEQVLMSTAVDCSQNGSAKYMNPPGLSTLTQSAAEDSMKSSKDQIHSQTTADEQHVSGEKAVQTDESFYNPDFQALFFHLLKLQNSGLSSNVLQMFFKTQESHLPQEEKLIKTKLSQAQNPNLIEGINHIPYNRSLSALLIPQDPGGSETEVDPGFIEELDFGMKDTCGSSTSTAVVGKNHWSNTYFVDLVAVAAPVLPTVAWLCSQHNEIDGAPVYSIAALIRGCCIMGLHSLRLVTYGPHV; encoded by the exons ATGGTATTATCAAAAGGAAAGAGGTGTTTTTCAG GCAGTGAGGTTGACTTCAGCTCCTCCAGCAGTACTGGAAGCTTAAAGAACCGTGGAATTATGGCCAACAACTCCACAGGGAAAAAGGGTTGCCTTTCACACAG TCGTGTCCCGCACATCCGAAGCCAGCCTGTGTTTAAGCCTCCAGGAAGCCCTACTGCACCACGTGATTCAGACCTTTATGCCCCTTACAGAAccccacccaaaaaaaacccttcatcATGCACCAGCAGAAGTTCTAGCCCTATTGTCAG aAGAACCACTCCAGGGAGCTACCATTCATGCGGTGACAATCATGGCATCAGGCCTCCTAATCCAGAGCAATACCTGACCCCTCTACAACAAAAAGAGGTGACAATCCGTCACCTAAGAACCAAGCTCAGGGATTTTGAGCAAACTGTTTCTGGACG GGAATCTGAAATTCAGGATTTGAAGAACCAGCTGAGCCGGATGCGTGAGGACTGGATTGAGGAAGAGTGTCACCGTGTGGAAGCACAGCTGGCTCTCAAGGAGGCACGCAAGGAGATAAAACAGCTACGGCAAGTAGTCGAGACCATGAAAGACAGTCTAATGGAAAAGGATAAAGGCATTCAGAAGTACTTCATTGACATTAACATCCAGAATAGGAAGCTGGAATCCTTGCTGCATAGCATGGAACTGGCGCAAAGCGGTGCCACCCTGCATGATGAACCCACTCTGGACTTTATATGTGATTCTCCAGAAAAGCTGTCTGAAAAGAAGCAGATAAAAAAGCTGCAGGCTGAGGATTATGCGCAGGAAGAGATGACTGACAGTGGGCTGCTTGTTAATGAGGAAATGGCCAACCAGATGGACATGCTTGAGCAGGTTCTCATGTCTACAGCTGTAGATTGCAGCCAAAATGGTAGTGCCAAATACATGAACCCGCCAGGACTGTCCACTCTGACACAGAGTGCTGCTGAGGACTCTATGAAGAGCTCAAAAGATCAAATCCACAGTCAAACCACTGCTGATGAGCAACATGTGTCTGGTGAGAAAGCAGTCCAAACAGATGAGAGCTTCTATAACCCTGATTTTCAAGCTCTGTTTTTCCATCTGCTTAAGCTTCAAAATTCTGGCCTGTCTTCAAATGTTCTCCAAATGTTCTTCAAAACACAGGAATCCCACCTACCCCAAGAAGAGAAACTGATCAAAACCAAATTATCTCAAGCCCAAAATCCCAACCTGATTGAGGGGATAAACCACATTCCCTACAATCGTTCACTTTCTGCATTGCTAATTCCACAGGACCCTGGTGGTTCtgaaactgaagtggatccaggGTTCATAGAAGAGCTAGACTTTGGCATGAAGGATACCTGTGGCAGCAGTACAAGTACAGCTGTGGTGGGGAAAAACCATTGGAGCAACACCTACTTCGTTGATTTGGTTGCTGTAGCAGCACCTGTTCTTCCTACAGTGGCCTGGCTGTGCTCTCAGCACAATGAAATTGATGGGGCACCAGTGTACAGCATTGCAGCTTTAATCCGTGGGTGTTGCATTATGGGATTGCACTCTCTTCGCCTTGTCACGTATGGGCCACATGTGTAA
- the sybu gene encoding syntabulin isoform X2, with the protein MGPFQEYKVKKSFGKDSTRSRIPRLMVQPFCAKDSQISKFPLSEDESNDVSRNQNRTISPNSFSSDDTGCPSSQCPSPAKIRSASDNSSLGSPILVKSKTKVKRVRVNVVAESNDITRKHNREQHQSSIRHRGSEVDFSSSSSTGSLKNRGIMANNSTGKKGCLSHSRVPHIRSQPVFKPPGSPTAPRDSDLYAPYRTPPKKNPSSCTSRSSSPIVRRTTPGSYHSCGDNHGIRPPNPEQYLTPLQQKEVTIRHLRTKLRDFEQTVSGRESEIQDLKNQLSRMREDWIEEECHRVEAQLALKEARKEIKQLRQVVETMKDSLMEKDKGIQKYFIDINIQNRKLESLLHSMELAQSGATLHDEPTLDFICDSPEKLSEKKQIKKLQAEDYAQEEMTDSGLLVNEEMANQMDMLEQVLMSTAVDCSQNGSAKYMNPPGLSTLTQSAAEDSMKSSKDQIHSQTTADEQHVSGEKAVQTDESFYNPDFQALFFHLLKLQNSGLSSNVLQMFFKTQESHLPQEEKLIKTKLSQAQNPNLIEGINHIPYNRSLSALLIPQDPGGSETEVDPGFIEELDFGMKDTCGSSTSTAVVGKNHWSNTYFVDLVAVAAPVLPTVAWLCSQHNEIDGAPVYSIAALIRGCCIMGLHSLRLVTYGPHV; encoded by the exons ATGGGGCCATTTCAGGAATATAAG GTGAAGAAGTCATTTGGAAAGGACAGCACACGCAGTCGCATCCCCCGTCTCATGGTTCAGCCTTTCTGTGCTAAGGATTCGCAGATTTCCAAGTTTCCATTGTCTGAGGATGAAAGCAATGATGTCAGCAGAAATCAGAACAGAACCATCAGTCCTAACAGCTTCTCATCAG ATGACACCGGATGTCCGAGCAGTCAGTGTCCATCTCCAGCTAAAATCAGATCTGCATCAGACAACAGCTCTCTGGGGTCACCCATTCTAGTGAAAAGCAAGACCAAGGTCAAGAGGGTCAGAGTCAATGTGGTGGCCGAGAGTAATGATATTACACGGAAGCACAACAGGGAGCAGCACCAATCCTCTATTCGGCACAGAG GCAGTGAGGTTGACTTCAGCTCCTCCAGCAGTACTGGAAGCTTAAAGAACCGTGGAATTATGGCCAACAACTCCACAGGGAAAAAGGGTTGCCTTTCACACAG TCGTGTCCCGCACATCCGAAGCCAGCCTGTGTTTAAGCCTCCAGGAAGCCCTACTGCACCACGTGATTCAGACCTTTATGCCCCTTACAGAAccccacccaaaaaaaacccttcatcATGCACCAGCAGAAGTTCTAGCCCTATTGTCAG aAGAACCACTCCAGGGAGCTACCATTCATGCGGTGACAATCATGGCATCAGGCCTCCTAATCCAGAGCAATACCTGACCCCTCTACAACAAAAAGAGGTGACAATCCGTCACCTAAGAACCAAGCTCAGGGATTTTGAGCAAACTGTTTCTGGACG GGAATCTGAAATTCAGGATTTGAAGAACCAGCTGAGCCGGATGCGTGAGGACTGGATTGAGGAAGAGTGTCACCGTGTGGAAGCACAGCTGGCTCTCAAGGAGGCACGCAAGGAGATAAAACAGCTACGGCAAGTAGTCGAGACCATGAAAGACAGTCTAATGGAAAAGGATAAAGGCATTCAGAAGTACTTCATTGACATTAACATCCAGAATAGGAAGCTGGAATCCTTGCTGCATAGCATGGAACTGGCGCAAAGCGGTGCCACCCTGCATGATGAACCCACTCTGGACTTTATATGTGATTCTCCAGAAAAGCTGTCTGAAAAGAAGCAGATAAAAAAGCTGCAGGCTGAGGATTATGCGCAGGAAGAGATGACTGACAGTGGGCTGCTTGTTAATGAGGAAATGGCCAACCAGATGGACATGCTTGAGCAGGTTCTCATGTCTACAGCTGTAGATTGCAGCCAAAATGGTAGTGCCAAATACATGAACCCGCCAGGACTGTCCACTCTGACACAGAGTGCTGCTGAGGACTCTATGAAGAGCTCAAAAGATCAAATCCACAGTCAAACCACTGCTGATGAGCAACATGTGTCTGGTGAGAAAGCAGTCCAAACAGATGAGAGCTTCTATAACCCTGATTTTCAAGCTCTGTTTTTCCATCTGCTTAAGCTTCAAAATTCTGGCCTGTCTTCAAATGTTCTCCAAATGTTCTTCAAAACACAGGAATCCCACCTACCCCAAGAAGAGAAACTGATCAAAACCAAATTATCTCAAGCCCAAAATCCCAACCTGATTGAGGGGATAAACCACATTCCCTACAATCGTTCACTTTCTGCATTGCTAATTCCACAGGACCCTGGTGGTTCtgaaactgaagtggatccaggGTTCATAGAAGAGCTAGACTTTGGCATGAAGGATACCTGTGGCAGCAGTACAAGTACAGCTGTGGTGGGGAAAAACCATTGGAGCAACACCTACTTCGTTGATTTGGTTGCTGTAGCAGCACCTGTTCTTCCTACAGTGGCCTGGCTGTGCTCTCAGCACAATGAAATTGATGGGGCACCAGTGTACAGCATTGCAGCTTTAATCCGTGGGTGTTGCATTATGGGATTGCACTCTCTTCGCCTTGTCACGTATGGGCCACATGTGTAA
- the gdf6a gene encoding growth/differentiation factor 6-A, whose protein sequence is MDAFRNLALYVLLVFLWSLPCTRSAAIVPSSGPKRNRGSRSPHDGQRSPKFLKDVFASSPGLSGRDDFKNSVVPHDYMLSIYRTYSAAEKLGLNASFFRSSKSANTITSFVDRGKDELSHSPLRKQKYVFDVSTLSDKEELVGAELRILRKPPEDAMSSPSGLYNIELVSCASDRSLGSSVSVGLRDARNPAWEVLDVWDMFKSRLSPTHSSQLCVELKVTVSQSDAEKDLRSLGFDRGGRAQREKAILVVYARSRKRENLFNEMRGKIKSARGSRGSEQDTGMQFKARRRRRTALSSRHGKRHGKKSKSRCSRKALHVNFKELGWDDWIIAPLDYEAYHCEGMCDFPLRSHLEPTNHAIIQTLMNSMDPNSTPPSCCVPTKLSPISILYIDSGNNVVYKQYEDMVVEQCGCR, encoded by the exons ATGGACGCCTTTCGAAACCTAGCGCTGTACGTGCTCTTGGTTTTCCTGTGGAGTTTACCGTGCACCCGTTCAGCCGCGATCGTGCCTTCGTCGGGGCCGAAAAGGAACAGGGGGTCTAGAAGCCCACATGATGGACAAAGGTCACCCAAATTTCTTAAAGATGTTTTTGCGTCCTCTCCCGGTCTAAGTGGACGAGATGATTTTAAGAACTCGGTTGTGCCACACGATTACATGCTCTCCATATACAGGACTTACTCTGCCGCTGAAAAGCTGGGGCTTAACGCGAGCTTTTTCCGCTCGTCCAAGTCTGCAAATACCATTACGAGTTTTGTAGACAGGGGAAAAG ACGAACTCTCGCATTCCCCTTTGCGAAAACAGAAATATGTGTTTGATGTCTCCACTCTCTCGGACAAAGAGGAGCTGGTGGGAGCAGAACTAAGGATCCTCCGTAAACCCCCAGAGGACGCGATGTCCTCTCCGTCAGGTCTCTACAACATAGAGCTGGTGTCCTGCGCTTCGGACAGGTCTCTGGGCTCCAGCGTCTCCGTGGGACTGCGCGACGCACGAAACCCGGCCTGGGAGGTTTTGGACGTGTGGGATATGTTTAAAAGCAGACTGTCTCCAACTCACTCGAGTCAGCTGTGTGTGGAGCTCAAGGTCACAGTGAGTCAGTCCGATGCTGAAAAGGACTTGAGGTCACTAGGCTTTGACAGGGGCGGCCGTGCGCAGCGTGAGAAGGCCATCCTGGTGGTGTATGCGCGCTCccgaaagagagagaacctTTTCAACGAGATGCGTGGAAAAATCAAGTCGGCTCGAGGATCTCGCGGCTCCGAGCAGGACACCGGGATGCAATTTAAAGCGCGTCGGAGGCGGAGAACCGCGCTGAGCAGCCGCCACGGCAAGAGACACGGCAAGAAGTCGAAGTCGAGGTGTAGCCGCAAGGCGCTACACGTGAACTTCAAGGAGCTCGGCTGGGACGACTGGATAATCGCGCCCCTGGACTACGAAGCGTACCACTGTGAGGGCATGTGCGACTTCCCGCTTAGGTCGCACCTGGAGCCTACAAACCACGCCATCATCCAAACCCTCATGAACTCTATGGACCCGAACAGCACGCCGCCCAGCTGCTGCGTGCCCACCAAACTAAGCCCCATCAGCATACTGTACATAGACTCCGGCAATAACGTCGTTTATAAACAGTACGAGGACATGGTGGTGGAGCAGTGCGGCTGCAGGTAG
- the sybu gene encoding syntabulin isoform X1, which yields MGPFQEYKVKKSFGKDSTRSRIPRLMVQPFCAKDSQISKFPLSEDESNDVSRNQNRTISPNSFSSVLKFVPVASDDTGCPSSQCPSPAKIRSASDNSSLGSPILVKSKTKVKRVRVNVVAESNDITRKHNREQHQSSIRHRGSEVDFSSSSSTGSLKNRGIMANNSTGKKGCLSHSRVPHIRSQPVFKPPGSPTAPRDSDLYAPYRTPPKKNPSSCTSRSSSPIVRRTTPGSYHSCGDNHGIRPPNPEQYLTPLQQKEVTIRHLRTKLRDFEQTVSGRESEIQDLKNQLSRMREDWIEEECHRVEAQLALKEARKEIKQLRQVVETMKDSLMEKDKGIQKYFIDINIQNRKLESLLHSMELAQSGATLHDEPTLDFICDSPEKLSEKKQIKKLQAEDYAQEEMTDSGLLVNEEMANQMDMLEQVLMSTAVDCSQNGSAKYMNPPGLSTLTQSAAEDSMKSSKDQIHSQTTADEQHVSGEKAVQTDESFYNPDFQALFFHLLKLQNSGLSSNVLQMFFKTQESHLPQEEKLIKTKLSQAQNPNLIEGINHIPYNRSLSALLIPQDPGGSETEVDPGFIEELDFGMKDTCGSSTSTAVVGKNHWSNTYFVDLVAVAAPVLPTVAWLCSQHNEIDGAPVYSIAALIRGCCIMGLHSLRLVTYGPHV from the exons ATGGGGCCATTTCAGGAATATAAG GTGAAGAAGTCATTTGGAAAGGACAGCACACGCAGTCGCATCCCCCGTCTCATGGTTCAGCCTTTCTGTGCTAAGGATTCGCAGATTTCCAAGTTTCCATTGTCTGAGGATGAAAGCAATGATGTCAGCAGAAATCAGAACAGAACCATCAGTCCTAACAGCTTCTCATCAG TGTTGAAATTTGTTCCTGTGGCTTCAGATGACACCGGATGTCCGAGCAGTCAGTGTCCATCTCCAGCTAAAATCAGATCTGCATCAGACAACAGCTCTCTGGGGTCACCCATTCTAGTGAAAAGCAAGACCAAGGTCAAGAGGGTCAGAGTCAATGTGGTGGCCGAGAGTAATGATATTACACGGAAGCACAACAGGGAGCAGCACCAATCCTCTATTCGGCACAGAG GCAGTGAGGTTGACTTCAGCTCCTCCAGCAGTACTGGAAGCTTAAAGAACCGTGGAATTATGGCCAACAACTCCACAGGGAAAAAGGGTTGCCTTTCACACAG TCGTGTCCCGCACATCCGAAGCCAGCCTGTGTTTAAGCCTCCAGGAAGCCCTACTGCACCACGTGATTCAGACCTTTATGCCCCTTACAGAAccccacccaaaaaaaacccttcatcATGCACCAGCAGAAGTTCTAGCCCTATTGTCAG aAGAACCACTCCAGGGAGCTACCATTCATGCGGTGACAATCATGGCATCAGGCCTCCTAATCCAGAGCAATACCTGACCCCTCTACAACAAAAAGAGGTGACAATCCGTCACCTAAGAACCAAGCTCAGGGATTTTGAGCAAACTGTTTCTGGACG GGAATCTGAAATTCAGGATTTGAAGAACCAGCTGAGCCGGATGCGTGAGGACTGGATTGAGGAAGAGTGTCACCGTGTGGAAGCACAGCTGGCTCTCAAGGAGGCACGCAAGGAGATAAAACAGCTACGGCAAGTAGTCGAGACCATGAAAGACAGTCTAATGGAAAAGGATAAAGGCATTCAGAAGTACTTCATTGACATTAACATCCAGAATAGGAAGCTGGAATCCTTGCTGCATAGCATGGAACTGGCGCAAAGCGGTGCCACCCTGCATGATGAACCCACTCTGGACTTTATATGTGATTCTCCAGAAAAGCTGTCTGAAAAGAAGCAGATAAAAAAGCTGCAGGCTGAGGATTATGCGCAGGAAGAGATGACTGACAGTGGGCTGCTTGTTAATGAGGAAATGGCCAACCAGATGGACATGCTTGAGCAGGTTCTCATGTCTACAGCTGTAGATTGCAGCCAAAATGGTAGTGCCAAATACATGAACCCGCCAGGACTGTCCACTCTGACACAGAGTGCTGCTGAGGACTCTATGAAGAGCTCAAAAGATCAAATCCACAGTCAAACCACTGCTGATGAGCAACATGTGTCTGGTGAGAAAGCAGTCCAAACAGATGAGAGCTTCTATAACCCTGATTTTCAAGCTCTGTTTTTCCATCTGCTTAAGCTTCAAAATTCTGGCCTGTCTTCAAATGTTCTCCAAATGTTCTTCAAAACACAGGAATCCCACCTACCCCAAGAAGAGAAACTGATCAAAACCAAATTATCTCAAGCCCAAAATCCCAACCTGATTGAGGGGATAAACCACATTCCCTACAATCGTTCACTTTCTGCATTGCTAATTCCACAGGACCCTGGTGGTTCtgaaactgaagtggatccaggGTTCATAGAAGAGCTAGACTTTGGCATGAAGGATACCTGTGGCAGCAGTACAAGTACAGCTGTGGTGGGGAAAAACCATTGGAGCAACACCTACTTCGTTGATTTGGTTGCTGTAGCAGCACCTGTTCTTCCTACAGTGGCCTGGCTGTGCTCTCAGCACAATGAAATTGATGGGGCACCAGTGTACAGCATTGCAGCTTTAATCCGTGGGTGTTGCATTATGGGATTGCACTCTCTTCGCCTTGTCACGTATGGGCCACATGTGTAA